A stretch of the Rhizomicrobium sp. genome encodes the following:
- a CDS encoding DUF3775 domain-containing protein: protein MPQNGADADTTSVPQTTDEDGSPALTIPSDKLAFIIEKAREFDVKEEVSDPDSGSNPTDDGSTDVLEDQADDPTRAELFDAIRGLNEDQRIELIALAWIGRGTYDIADWQEALDTAYAEHGKRPATYLLSMPLLGDYLEDGMAEFDEGIVDTDEALEGPSTEDNA, encoded by the coding sequence ATGCCGCAGAACGGCGCCGACGCAGACACCACATCCGTGCCGCAGACGACCGACGAGGACGGGTCGCCCGCGCTGACCATTCCGAGCGACAAGCTCGCCTTCATCATCGAGAAGGCGCGCGAGTTCGACGTGAAGGAGGAAGTCTCGGATCCGGATTCGGGCTCCAACCCGACCGATGACGGATCGACCGACGTGCTCGAAGACCAGGCCGATGATCCGACCCGCGCCGAATTGTTCGATGCCATCCGCGGCCTCAACGAGGATCAGCGGATCGAACTGATCGCGCTCGCCTGGATCGGCCGCGGCACCTACGACATCGCGGACTGGCAGGAAGCGCTCGACACCGCCTATGCCGAGCACGGCAAGCGCCCGGCGACCTATCTGCTGTCCATGCCGCTGCTCGGAGATTATCTCGAGGATGGCATGGCCGAGTTCGACGAGGGCATCGTCGACACCGACGAGGCGCTCGAAGGCCCGTCGACCGAAGACAACGCCTAG
- a CDS encoding phosphoserine transaminase, with product MTGDTPAVRPARPFFSSGPCAKRPGWTPEALNGALLGRSHRSKPGKAKLKDAIDRTKTLLGIPGDYRVGIVPASDTGAVEMALWSLLGPRPVDCFAWESFGEDWVTDTLKQLKIKDSRVLKAEYGELPDLTKADPAHDVVFLWNGTTSGVRVPDAEWISKDREGLTICDATSAAFAMDLPWDKLDVVTFSWQKVLGGEAAHGMLVLSPRAVARLESYTPPWPMPKIFRMTKGGKIVDGIFEGETINTPSMLALEDYLDALTWAEGLGGLRALIARSQDNLGVLDRWIRECGWADFLAREQGARSNTSVCLKIVDPWFAGLSPDAQADAAKKIASLLEKEGVAYDVAGYRSAPPGLRIWCGATVDKEDLEALTPWLDWAWSKVKAS from the coding sequence ATGACCGGTGATACGCCGGCCGTGCGCCCTGCACGGCCTTTTTTTTCGTCCGGCCCCTGTGCCAAACGGCCGGGGTGGACGCCGGAAGCGCTGAACGGCGCATTGCTGGGGCGCTCGCATCGCTCCAAGCCCGGTAAAGCCAAGCTCAAGGACGCCATCGACCGCACCAAGACGCTGCTGGGGATTCCTGGGGACTATCGCGTCGGCATCGTGCCGGCTTCGGATACCGGCGCGGTGGAGATGGCACTATGGTCGCTGCTGGGCCCCCGGCCGGTCGACTGCTTCGCCTGGGAAAGCTTCGGCGAGGATTGGGTCACCGACACGCTCAAGCAGCTCAAGATCAAGGACAGCCGCGTTCTCAAGGCGGAATACGGCGAACTGCCCGATCTCACCAAGGCCGATCCCGCACATGACGTCGTGTTCCTGTGGAACGGCACGACCAGCGGCGTGCGGGTGCCGGATGCGGAGTGGATCTCGAAGGACCGCGAAGGCCTGACGATCTGCGATGCGACCTCGGCCGCGTTCGCGATGGACCTGCCGTGGGACAAGCTCGACGTCGTGACCTTCTCTTGGCAGAAGGTGCTCGGCGGCGAAGCGGCGCACGGCATGCTGGTGCTTTCGCCGCGCGCGGTCGCCAGGCTGGAGAGCTACACGCCGCCCTGGCCGATGCCGAAGATCTTCCGCATGACCAAGGGCGGCAAGATCGTCGACGGCATCTTCGAAGGCGAGACGATCAACACGCCGTCCATGCTGGCGCTCGAGGATTACCTCGACGCGCTCACCTGGGCGGAGGGCCTCGGCGGGCTGAGGGCGCTCATCGCGCGGTCGCAGGACAATCTCGGCGTGCTGGACCGTTGGATTCGCGAATGCGGCTGGGCCGACTTCCTGGCCCGCGAGCAAGGCGCGCGGTCGAACACCAGCGTGTGCCTCAAGATCGTCGATCCCTGGTTTGCCGGCCTGAGCCCGGACGCACAGGCGGATGCCGCGAAGAAGATCGCCTCGCTCCTCGAGAAGGAGGGCGTCGCATATGACGTCGCGGGCTATCGCTCGGCGCCGCCGGGCCTGCGGATCTGGTGCGGCGCGACCGTCGACAAGGAAGATCTCGAAGCCCTGACGCCCTGGCTCGACTGGGCCTGGTCCAAAGTGAAGGCGTCTTGA
- a CDS encoding enhanced serine sensitivity protein SseB C-terminal domain-containing protein, with product MAFLPENPLEETLARAVSDPLARPEFYRLLMESELVVLGRAAGEPLQLTIAALRHNGREYLPAFSALSRLTTFAGAGREHFRMPARTLFETTKGVNFTLNPNCACGKLLTAAEIAYWLDPSARARRRLRATEVRLAAAPAPPRKLIDALGIFFRNRGSVLAAHLLEAAPLDGSEPPHPLIGIETTDNWSKIAAEVSALAAAVSPETILDLVPIDRAEPPESLSGRLAQTPPFYARTPVLN from the coding sequence ATGGCGTTCCTGCCGGAAAATCCGCTGGAAGAGACGCTGGCGCGGGCGGTGAGCGACCCGCTCGCGCGTCCGGAATTCTACCGGCTCCTGATGGAGAGCGAGCTCGTCGTGCTCGGCCGCGCGGCCGGAGAACCGCTGCAGCTGACCATTGCGGCGCTGCGCCACAACGGCCGCGAATATCTGCCGGCCTTCAGCGCGCTTTCCCGCCTGACGACCTTCGCCGGTGCGGGGCGGGAGCATTTCCGGATGCCGGCGCGCACGCTGTTCGAGACGACCAAGGGCGTCAATTTCACGCTCAATCCGAACTGCGCATGCGGCAAGCTGCTGACGGCCGCGGAGATCGCCTATTGGCTCGATCCTTCGGCGCGGGCGCGGCGCCGGTTGCGCGCGACGGAGGTGCGCCTTGCCGCCGCCCCGGCGCCGCCGCGCAAGCTGATCGACGCGCTCGGCATCTTCTTCCGGAATCGCGGCAGCGTCCTCGCCGCGCATCTGCTCGAGGCCGCGCCTCTCGACGGCAGCGAGCCGCCGCATCCGCTGATCGGAATCGAGACGACGGACAATTGGTCGAAGATCGCAGCCGAGGTGAGCGCGCTCGCCGCCGCGGTCTCGCCGGAGACGATCCTCGATCTCGTGCCGATCGACCGCGCCGAACCGCCGGAGAGCCTTTCCGGCCGGCTGGCGCAAACCCCGCCTTTCTATGCCCGGACACCCGTCCTGAATTGA
- the serA gene encoding phosphoglycerate dehydrogenase — protein MPRVLIADKLSPAAVAIFKERGVEADVKTGLGKEELLKIVDQYDGIAIRSATKITADVIKAAKNLKVVGRAGIGVDNVDIPAATAAGVIVMNTPFGNSITTAEHAISLMLALARELPAANASTQAGKWEKNRFMGVEITGKVLGLIGAGNIGSIVADRARGLKMRVVAYDPYLSAERAQDLGVEKVELADLLARADFITLHVPLTAETRNILSADAIAKTKKGVRIINCARGGLIDEAALKAAIDSGQVAGAALDVFEEEPAKENLLFGNEKVIATPHLGASTAEAQENVALQVAEQISDYLLTGAITNALNMPSISAAEAQKVRPWISLAEKLGSFAGQVTDTSILGVEILYEGTAAELNQRALTQAALAGLLKPTLSGVNMVNAPIVAKERGIKVSETRRPRQGIYEGYIKVTVDLGGTTRRVAGSVFSDGRPRLIQVKDINLDAEFAPNMLYVVNEDKPGFIGKLGTLLGDALVNIANFNLGRSGPGQDSIALVEVDGPIGEKVLADIRSLPLVRHAKALAF, from the coding sequence ATGCCCCGCGTTCTGATCGCCGACAAGCTGTCGCCTGCCGCCGTCGCCATCTTCAAGGAGCGCGGCGTCGAGGCCGACGTGAAGACCGGGCTCGGCAAGGAGGAATTGCTCAAGATCGTCGACCAGTATGACGGCATCGCGATCCGCTCCGCCACCAAGATCACGGCGGACGTCATCAAGGCGGCGAAGAACCTGAAAGTCGTGGGCCGCGCCGGCATCGGCGTCGACAATGTCGACATTCCCGCGGCAACGGCCGCCGGCGTGATCGTGATGAACACGCCGTTCGGCAATTCGATCACCACGGCGGAGCATGCGATCTCGCTGATGCTGGCGCTGGCACGCGAGCTTCCGGCCGCCAACGCCTCCACCCAGGCCGGCAAATGGGAGAAGAACCGTTTCATGGGCGTGGAGATCACCGGTAAGGTGCTGGGCCTGATCGGCGCCGGCAATATCGGCTCCATCGTCGCGGATCGGGCCCGCGGTCTGAAGATGCGCGTCGTGGCTTATGATCCCTATCTGTCGGCGGAACGGGCGCAGGATCTCGGCGTCGAGAAGGTCGAGCTCGCCGATCTCCTGGCGCGCGCCGATTTCATCACGCTGCACGTGCCGCTGACGGCGGAGACCCGGAATATCCTGTCGGCCGACGCCATCGCCAAGACGAAGAAGGGCGTGCGCATCATCAATTGCGCGCGCGGCGGGCTGATCGACGAGGCGGCGCTGAAGGCGGCGATCGACAGCGGTCAGGTCGCCGGCGCGGCGCTCGACGTGTTCGAGGAGGAGCCGGCGAAGGAAAACCTCCTGTTCGGCAACGAGAAGGTGATCGCCACGCCGCATCTGGGGGCTTCGACGGCCGAAGCGCAGGAGAACGTCGCACTGCAGGTCGCCGAGCAGATTTCGGACTATCTGCTCACAGGCGCGATCACCAATGCGCTCAACATGCCGTCGATCTCCGCCGCGGAGGCCCAGAAGGTCCGGCCGTGGATCTCGCTGGCGGAAAAGCTCGGCTCCTTCGCCGGCCAGGTGACGGATACCAGCATCCTGGGCGTCGAGATCCTCTATGAGGGCACGGCCGCGGAACTCAACCAGCGCGCGCTCACGCAAGCCGCGCTCGCCGGATTGCTCAAGCCGACACTGTCGGGCGTGAACATGGTCAACGCGCCGATCGTCGCCAAGGAGCGCGGCATCAAGGTCAGCGAGACGCGGCGTCCGCGCCAGGGCATCTATGAAGGCTACATCAAGGTGACGGTCGATCTCGGCGGCACGACGCGCCGCGTGGCCGGTTCGGTTTTCTCGGACGGCCGGCCACGGCTCATCCAGGTCAAGGACATCAACCTGGACGCCGAATTCGCGCCGAACATGCTTTACGTCGTGAACGAGGACAAGCCGGGATTCATCGGCAAGCTGGGCACGCTGCTCGGCGACGCGCTGGTGAACATCGCGAATTTCAACCTGGGCCGCAGCGGCCCCGGCCAGGATTCGATCGCGCTGGTGGAAGTCGACGGACCGATCGGCGAGAAGGTGCTGGCCGACATCCGCAGCCTTCCGCTGGTGCGGCACGCCAAGGCGCTTGCGTTCTGA
- a CDS encoding CHAP domain-containing protein, with protein MAKGKRRWLDAKPQATIPKPGWLVIYNFGKGADHVGIVESATGASLSTIEFNTTTGHGSQRDGGKVARRTRRYDKTVKGFINTTA; from the coding sequence GTGGCCAAGGGAAAGCGCCGATGGCTCGATGCCAAGCCGCAAGCCACGATTCCAAAGCCCGGCTGGCTGGTCATCTACAATTTCGGGAAAGGCGCGGACCATGTCGGCATCGTCGAAAGCGCAACAGGAGCCTCCCTTTCCACCATCGAATTCAACACGACGACGGGACATGGCAGCCAGCGGGACGGCGGCAAGGTCGCCCGCCGGACGCGGCGGTACGACAAGACGGTAAAAGGGTTCATCAACACGACGGCCTAG
- a CDS encoding putative quinol monooxygenase produces the protein MAIGVVATIKIKEGTNEAFEAVANEMMAAVRANEPGNTLYQFCRSKSEPTTYVVMEIYADQAALEAHGKSEHFRTIGPKMGPSLAGRPDVQYFDTV, from the coding sequence ATGGCTATTGGCGTCGTTGCGACCATCAAGATCAAGGAAGGCACGAATGAGGCGTTCGAGGCGGTCGCAAATGAAATGATGGCCGCGGTGCGCGCCAACGAGCCCGGCAACACGCTCTACCAGTTCTGCCGCTCGAAGAGCGAGCCGACGACTTATGTCGTGATGGAGATCTATGCCGACCAGGCCGCGCTGGAGGCGCATGGCAAGTCCGAGCACTTCCGCACCATCGGTCCGAAGATGGGCCCGTCACTGGCCGGCCGCCCGGACGTGCAGTACTTCGATACGGTTTAG
- a CDS encoding HAMP domain-containing sensor histidine kinase: MTAGSQRLTRSPDEHERKLVLDQLGLALRNLRPNAYVMPVLAAVICVMFHQWIAAPRLALWFSLVVLTCTPLAIVARRFPERPATLKSRRPLIAAALAYLAYTIGWSSLGFFLWVPHNDLASLIAIMLIACTAAGNGALVGACRPLTLVSYGSYGTALVLTPLQGSGLVYHGIAVLSLIYIGYMLFMSRQIYLTARDMLLLSYEKNDLIEALARSKAESDKAREAAEGASRAKSQFLANMSHELRTPLNAIMGFSEMITSRIFAGAPEKQYEYAGLIHSSGAHLLSLINDILDLAKIESGTWRLREKDVELGTLIEDACAMMRPKAAAGGCALVTDVAQELPTLVCDERAVMQILLNLTSNAVKFTPPGGRILVFAREEPNGEICLGVTDTGVGIAKNEHDRVFENFGQGRHDVVASDRGTGLGLPIVKGLAEAHGGRIALRSEPGEGTTVTVYFPASRVSKDTALKIAF, translated from the coding sequence ATGACCGCAGGTAGCCAGCGCCTCACAAGATCGCCCGATGAACACGAGCGCAAGCTCGTGCTGGATCAGCTGGGCCTTGCGCTGCGCAATCTTCGACCCAACGCCTATGTCATGCCGGTGCTGGCGGCGGTGATCTGCGTGATGTTCCACCAATGGATCGCGGCACCGCGCCTGGCCCTCTGGTTTTCCCTGGTCGTGCTGACCTGCACGCCGCTGGCCATCGTGGCGCGGCGGTTCCCCGAGAGACCGGCGACGCTGAAATCGCGGCGCCCGCTGATCGCCGCGGCGCTGGCCTACCTCGCCTATACGATCGGCTGGTCGTCGCTGGGCTTCTTCCTCTGGGTACCGCACAATGATTTGGCCAGCCTGATCGCCATCATGCTGATCGCATGCACGGCGGCGGGAAACGGTGCGCTGGTCGGCGCCTGCCGGCCGCTGACCCTCGTGTCCTATGGCAGCTACGGCACGGCGCTCGTGCTGACGCCCCTGCAGGGTAGCGGCCTCGTCTATCACGGCATCGCGGTGCTTTCGCTGATCTACATCGGCTACATGCTGTTCATGTCGCGGCAGATCTACCTCACGGCGCGCGACATGCTGCTGCTGAGCTACGAGAAAAACGACCTGATCGAGGCGCTGGCGCGCTCCAAGGCCGAGTCGGACAAGGCGCGGGAGGCCGCCGAGGGCGCGAGCCGTGCCAAGTCGCAATTCCTGGCCAATATGAGCCATGAGCTGCGCACCCCCTTGAATGCGATCATGGGTTTCTCGGAGATGATCACCTCGCGCATCTTCGCCGGCGCGCCGGAAAAACAATACGAATATGCCGGCCTGATCCACAGCTCGGGCGCGCATTTGCTGTCGCTGATCAACGACATCCTGGATCTGGCGAAGATCGAATCCGGAACCTGGCGGCTTCGCGAAAAGGACGTGGAGCTCGGCACGCTCATTGAGGACGCCTGCGCCATGATGCGGCCAAAGGCAGCCGCGGGCGGCTGCGCCCTTGTCACGGACGTGGCGCAAGAGCTTCCGACCCTGGTTTGCGATGAGCGCGCGGTGATGCAGATATTGCTGAACTTGACTTCGAACGCAGTGAAATTCACGCCGCCGGGAGGCCGTATCCTGGTCTTCGCGCGCGAAGAGCCGAACGGAGAAATCTGCCTGGGCGTGACGGACACCGGCGTCGGCATCGCGAAGAACGAACACGACCGCGTCTTCGAGAATTTCGGCCAGGGCCGCCACGACGTGGTCGCCAGCGACAGAGGCACCGGCCTCGGCCTCCCCATCGTCAAGGGCCTCGCCGAGGCGCATGGCGGGCGCATCGCGCTGCGCAGCGAACCGGGCGAAGGCACGACCGTGACCGTCTATTTCCCCGCAAGCCGCGTCAGCAAGGACACGGCGCTGAAAATCGCGTTCTGA
- a CDS encoding crotonase/enoyl-CoA hydratase family protein: MPALLMEKNGAVATLTINRPESRNPLGEDGDGPLFAEACAAINADREIRCAILTGAGAAFSAGGNVKAMRERSGSFAGAGVHLRERYRNGIHRIVKSLWNLEVPLIAAVNGPAIGLGNDVACLADMRIAADNAVFGATFLKIGLVPGDGGSWILPRTIGHARAAELFFTGDTIDAPTALAWGLVSRVVPAGSLMDEARGLAAKICRQPPDVLRMTKRMMREGQNVSFDIIMEMSAAYQALAHLTDDHQEAVAAFFDKRPGIYKGQ; this comes from the coding sequence ATGCCCGCATTGCTGATGGAAAAGAACGGCGCCGTCGCGACGTTGACGATCAACCGGCCCGAGAGCCGCAATCCGCTCGGCGAGGACGGCGACGGACCGCTTTTCGCCGAAGCGTGCGCCGCCATCAATGCGGACCGGGAGATTCGCTGCGCCATCCTGACCGGCGCGGGCGCGGCGTTTTCGGCGGGCGGCAATGTGAAGGCGATGCGCGAACGCTCGGGCAGCTTTGCCGGCGCGGGCGTCCATCTTCGCGAACGCTATCGTAACGGCATCCATCGGATCGTGAAGAGCCTGTGGAATCTGGAGGTGCCGTTGATCGCGGCGGTCAACGGCCCCGCGATCGGACTGGGAAACGACGTCGCCTGCCTGGCCGACATGCGGATCGCCGCCGACAACGCCGTGTTCGGCGCGACCTTCCTCAAGATCGGCCTCGTGCCCGGCGACGGCGGCTCGTGGATCCTGCCGCGCACCATCGGTCACGCCCGCGCCGCCGAATTGTTCTTCACCGGCGACACGATCGATGCGCCGACGGCGCTGGCCTGGGGTCTGGTGAGCCGCGTCGTTCCCGCCGGATCGCTGATGGACGAGGCGCGCGGCCTCGCTGCCAAGATCTGCCGCCAGCCGCCCGACGTGCTGCGCATGACCAAGCGCATGATGCGCGAAGGGCAGAATGTGAGTTTCGATATCATCATGGAGATGTCGGCCGCGTATCAGGCGCTCGCCCACCTGACCGACGATCACCAGGAAGCGGTTGCGGCGTTCTTCGACAAGCGTCCGGGCATCTACAAGGGGCAGTGA
- a CDS encoding ATP-binding protein, with the protein MTIAAFARPTASAFAEFRSALRRSLRPKDAADVRLVDEQLSLARNASWANVYAGPFGAVLIAGSTAHLVPVWRWTGWALLVIVACAASELYYRHLLRRADHSAADVGRRARVHARLTLLQSTLWCAMAVALWTPDDAPHQGFLLLVLACSLSSWSATGAFHLATAAVGMPAYLVTLVALPLATGRPGGAALAVLAAGFWLVMRVLLMANYNTRERMIRLEQERTELVDGLKAAKAESDAARHRAELASTAKSAFLANMSHELRTPLNAILGFSEIIHTKAMGPDAVDQYAEYGGYIHGSGEHLLSLINDILDLAKIEAGRLMLREAELDIRSLMDDAAKMMSTRAIAGGISLAVHVERAFPNIYADERALRQMLVNLASNAIKFTPPGGRVTAFANVAPDGALSFGIDDTGIGIATEDHARVFESFGQGRHDAILADKGTGLGLPIVKGLAEAHGGYVMLRSVPNEGTRITITLPAGRARQRFRTAAERSQLSAA; encoded by the coding sequence GTGACCATTGCAGCCTTTGCGCGACCGACGGCTTCGGCTTTTGCCGAATTCCGCAGCGCGCTCCGGCGGTCGCTGCGTCCCAAAGATGCGGCCGATGTGAGACTGGTCGACGAGCAGCTGTCGCTGGCGCGCAATGCAAGCTGGGCAAACGTCTATGCCGGCCCGTTTGGTGCCGTCCTGATCGCCGGCTCCACGGCCCATCTCGTCCCCGTCTGGCGCTGGACCGGGTGGGCGCTGCTGGTAATCGTCGCATGCGCGGCGAGCGAATTGTACTACCGCCACTTGCTGCGCCGCGCCGATCATTCGGCGGCCGATGTCGGGCGCAGGGCACGGGTGCATGCCCGCCTGACGCTGCTGCAAAGCACGCTGTGGTGCGCCATGGCCGTGGCGTTGTGGACGCCGGACGATGCGCCACACCAGGGATTCCTCCTCCTGGTCCTTGCCTGTTCGCTTTCCAGCTGGAGCGCGACGGGCGCGTTCCATCTTGCCACCGCGGCCGTGGGGATGCCGGCCTATCTCGTCACGCTGGTCGCGCTGCCATTGGCGACCGGGCGGCCCGGGGGCGCGGCACTGGCCGTCCTCGCGGCCGGCTTCTGGCTGGTCATGCGCGTGCTCCTGATGGCGAACTACAATACGCGCGAGCGGATGATCCGGCTGGAGCAGGAGCGCACCGAACTGGTCGACGGCCTCAAGGCCGCGAAGGCGGAGTCGGACGCCGCGCGGCATCGCGCCGAGCTGGCCAGCACCGCGAAGTCGGCCTTCCTCGCCAATATGAGCCATGAGCTGCGCACGCCGTTGAACGCGATCCTGGGCTTTTCGGAGATCATCCATACCAAGGCGATGGGTCCCGACGCGGTCGATCAGTATGCCGAGTACGGCGGTTATATCCATGGCTCGGGCGAGCACCTGCTCTCGCTGATCAACGACATCCTCGACCTCGCGAAGATAGAAGCCGGGCGCCTGATGCTGCGCGAGGCCGAACTCGACATACGGTCCCTGATGGACGATGCGGCGAAGATGATGAGCACCAGGGCGATCGCGGGCGGCATTTCGCTTGCCGTCCATGTCGAGCGCGCCTTTCCGAACATCTATGCCGACGAGCGGGCGCTGCGGCAGATGCTGGTCAATCTGGCTTCCAACGCGATCAAATTCACGCCGCCGGGCGGCCGCGTCACGGCCTTCGCGAATGTCGCGCCCGACGGCGCGCTGTCCTTCGGCATCGACGACACCGGCATCGGCATAGCGACCGAGGATCATGCCAGGGTGTTCGAAAGCTTCGGCCAGGGCCGCCACGACGCGATCCTGGCCGACAAGGGCACGGGGCTGGGTCTTCCCATCGTGAAGGGCCTCGCCGAGGCGCATGGCGGATACGTGATGCTGCGCAGCGTGCCCAATGAAGGCACCCGCATCACCATCACCTTGCCGGCGGGGCGGGCACGGCAGCGCTTCAGGACCGCCGCCGAGCGCTCTCAGCTCAGCGCGGCATAG
- a CDS encoding acyl-CoA dehydrogenase family protein has product MDFSFTEEQTLLRNSVSKYLADNYKFDQWRKFTRSELGRDAGHWKQFAELGLLAAALPEEHGGLGGGPVDSLVIMEEFGKALVVEPYIPTVVIGAGFLKAAGSEAQKSEWLNRIAAGETMMAFAFAEPKGRYNLADLSTTAKKQGAGYVLNGQKAVVIGAPWADTLIVTARTSGGQRDRNGISVFLVDKKAKGVTTRDYPTVDGLRASEITFENVEVPATALIGAADAGLPLVEQVTDEAIAAVCADATGAMKVLVDTTVEYSKTRKQFGVPIGKFQALQHRMVDMFVNYEQSVSITLMVTLRLGESETERAKAASAAKVTIGKAGRYVGQQAVQIHGGIGMTDELNVGHYFKRLTLADTLFGNIDHHLKRYAALS; this is encoded by the coding sequence ATGGATTTCTCCTTCACCGAAGAACAAACCCTTCTCCGCAACTCCGTTTCGAAATATCTCGCGGACAATTACAAGTTCGACCAGTGGCGCAAATTCACCCGCTCCGAGCTGGGTCGCGACGCCGGCCATTGGAAGCAATTCGCCGAACTGGGCCTGCTCGCCGCGGCGCTCCCCGAAGAGCATGGCGGTCTCGGCGGCGGTCCCGTCGATTCGCTCGTCATCATGGAGGAATTCGGCAAGGCGCTGGTCGTCGAGCCCTACATCCCCACCGTCGTGATCGGCGCGGGCTTCCTCAAGGCGGCCGGCAGCGAGGCGCAGAAGTCCGAGTGGCTGAACAGGATCGCCGCCGGCGAGACCATGATGGCCTTCGCCTTCGCCGAGCCGAAAGGCCGCTACAATCTCGCCGACCTGTCGACGACGGCGAAGAAGCAGGGCGCCGGCTATGTGCTCAACGGCCAGAAGGCCGTCGTGATCGGCGCGCCCTGGGCCGACACCCTCATCGTCACGGCGCGCACCTCCGGCGGCCAGCGCGACAGGAACGGCATCAGCGTCTTCCTGGTCGACAAGAAGGCCAAGGGCGTCACCACCCGCGACTATCCGACGGTCGACGGCCTGCGTGCTTCCGAGATCACCTTCGAGAACGTCGAGGTTCCGGCCACGGCGCTCATCGGCGCCGCCGACGCGGGCCTGCCGCTGGTCGAACAGGTGACGGACGAAGCGATTGCCGCCGTCTGCGCCGACGCGACCGGTGCCATGAAGGTGCTGGTCGACACGACGGTCGAGTATTCCAAGACCCGCAAGCAGTTCGGCGTTCCGATCGGCAAGTTCCAGGCGCTGCAGCACCGCATGGTCGACATGTTCGTGAACTACGAACAGTCGGTCTCGATCACCCTGATGGTCACGCTCAGGCTCGGCGAGAGCGAGACCGAGCGCGCCAAGGCAGCCTCAGCCGCGAAGGTGACGATCGGCAAGGCGGGCCGCTATGTCGGCCAGCAGGCGGTGCAGATCCATGGCGGCATCGGCATGACCGACGAGCTGAATGTCGGACACTATTTCAAGCGCCTGACGCTCGCCGACACGCTGTTCGGCAACATCGATCACCACCTCAAGCGCTATGCCGCGCTGAGCTGA
- a CDS encoding acyl-CoA dehydrogenase family protein yields the protein MDLTFSPEEEAFRQEVRAFIADARPQLPDVGAPELANRTKEDYLAWHKLLYKKGWVAPLWPKQYGGTGWNVTQRYIFNEEVADAGMPTTLPFGLNMVAPVIFTYGNEEQKKKYLPRILSGEDWWCQGYSEPGSGSDLASLRTKAVRDGDFYIVNGQKTWTTLAQFADWIFCLVRTDPNVKQQEGITFLLIDMKTPGITVKPIIVLDGAHEVNEVFFDNVKVPVENRVGEENKGWTYAKFLLVNERSGIAGVARSKKAVERLKEIAGAERIDGEPLIDDEDFARKIADLEIDLAALEFTELRTLAAESKGRMAGPESSILKIRGTEIQQRITELTVEAIGYYAYPNDRALGANEFIGPDYALGEAGHYFNMRKTSIYGGSNEIQRNIIAKAVLGL from the coding sequence ATGGACCTGACCTTTTCCCCCGAAGAAGAAGCCTTCCGCCAGGAAGTCCGCGCCTTCATCGCCGATGCGCGGCCGCAGCTTCCCGATGTCGGCGCCCCCGAGCTCGCCAACCGGACCAAGGAGGACTACCTCGCCTGGCACAAGCTGCTCTACAAGAAGGGCTGGGTCGCGCCACTCTGGCCCAAGCAGTACGGCGGCACCGGCTGGAACGTCACCCAGCGCTACATCTTCAATGAGGAAGTCGCCGACGCCGGGATGCCGACGACGTTGCCCTTCGGCCTCAACATGGTCGCGCCGGTGATCTTCACCTACGGCAATGAAGAGCAGAAGAAGAAGTATCTCCCGCGCATCCTTTCCGGCGAGGATTGGTGGTGCCAGGGCTATTCCGAGCCCGGCTCCGGCTCCGATCTCGCATCGCTCCGCACCAAGGCGGTGCGGGACGGCGATTTCTACATCGTCAACGGCCAGAAGACCTGGACCACGCTGGCGCAGTTCGCCGACTGGATTTTCTGCCTCGTCCGCACCGACCCGAATGTGAAGCAGCAGGAAGGCATCACCTTCCTGCTCATCGACATGAAGACGCCGGGCATCACGGTCAAGCCGATCATCGTGCTCGACGGCGCGCATGAGGTGAACGAGGTCTTCTTCGACAACGTCAAGGTGCCGGTCGAGAACCGTGTCGGGGAGGAGAACAAGGGCTGGACCTACGCCAAGTTCCTGCTGGTCAACGAACGCTCCGGCATCGCCGGCGTGGCGCGGTCCAAGAAGGCGGTCGAGCGTCTCAAGGAGATCGCCGGCGCCGAACGGATCGACGGCGAGCCCCTGATCGACGACGAGGATTTCGCCCGCAAGATCGCCGATCTGGAGATCGATCTCGCGGCGCTGGAGTTCACCGAATTGCGCACGCTGGCGGCCGAATCCAAAGGCCGGATGGCCGGGCCAGAGAGCTCGATCCTCAAGATCCGCGGAACGGAGATCCAGCAGCGCATCACAGAGCTGACGGTCGAGGCGATCGGCTACTACGCCTATCCCAACGATCGGGCCCTGGGCGCGAACGAATTCATCGGTCCCGATTACGCGCTCGGCGAAGCCGGCCATTACTTCAACATGCGCAAGACTTCGATCTATGGCGGATCGAATGAAATCCAGCGCAACATCATCGCCAAGGCTGTGCTGGGCCTCTGA